The Cellulomonas flavigena DSM 20109 DNA segment GGCGGGGAGCGCGTAGGCGGCGCGACGCGGGTCGTCCGGCCGGTGCGCGACACCGGCCCGGTCCGCCCACGCGTCGGACGCTGCCCGGTGCCGGGCGGCCTGCTCCAGCAGCGCGCCGCGCTCGGCGTCGGCGCTGCGTGCGGCGAGCACCGTGGACGTCCACGCGGCCTCGTCGTGCGCGAGCGCGAGCGCCGCGGCGCCCGGCCAGGCGCGCCCGCCCGCGTCCTGGCCCGTCGCGGCTCCGGTGGCGTCGCCGTCGGGCCCCCCGGTGGGCGTGGCGGCGTCGCTCGTGGCGTGCTCCTCCGGGGCGGACGGTTCGGGGCGGGGTGCTCCCGTCGCCACGGCGAGCCGGTCCGCCAGGGCGTCGCGCGCCACCGCGACGGACGCGACGAGCCGGGCGAGCTCACCCTCCGGCGCCGCGTCGGCGTCGCGCGCGGCGCGCGCGGCATCGTCCACCAGCTCGGCCAGGAGCTCCGTGACGTCGCTCACCACGACCGGCGACGAGGACGCGGTCGGCGTGGGCGCCGGCAGCCCGGAGTCGTAGACGCCGCCGAGCTCCTGGGCGTGGCGTGTCGAGAACGCCACCACGTCCGTGAGCACGGTGCCCACCGCCTCCTCGGGGCCCCTCGCCG contains these protein-coding regions:
- a CDS encoding DUF4439 domain-containing protein, with translation MSRHRALLLPSRSARRTSSRRAVALVAVAAVLAGCGLRLETPPPAEPTPDATEQVRGRTVDDALGLAEAAAGLAARGPEEAVGTVLTDVVAFSTRHAQELGGVYDSGLPAPTPTASSSPVVVSDVTELLAELVDDAARAARDADAAPEGELARLVASVAVARDALADRLAVATGAPRPEPSAPEEHATSDAATPTGGPDGDATGAATGQDAGGRAWPGAAALALAHDEAAWTSTVLAARSADAERGALLEQAARHRAASDAWADRAGVAHRPDDPRRAAYALPAGVDDPAVRDALLRTLEQAVADASSAAVADAPFGSRPEAVASLRTATAAAVARGAAPVAFPGMPELATTPVG